The following coding sequences lie in one Rhodohalobacter barkolensis genomic window:
- a CDS encoding T9SS type A sorting domain-containing protein, whose translation MGKPLQKGIFTVLFYLLAFTFLITARSQAQVVIQDERGLEIAFSASGSLNQSQIIQLTPSDISSLFFEGEEITIRPWGESSDSASPFFVESESGDYAIGGLKPANSPKNRLFYLSLANTTSSMIDGINVAFDLLYLPTDNSDFSLQLRYKLGDQEWTDVPGATLNSSMLRGDKEGWNSFSVQSTLDQILLEQEEAIEFEWIDRNGEMDADQIPVAIQHVELFPEIFTPSEMKRGDLIITEILPTTELSNGNVEFVELYNPTEKTISLKGVEVRTSNGSSMIRTDFELSPNSFGVITSASSPEFIRSNQVYRYSNSILSDNNGFVELYSGDREVAKATFERMDTDRSLELNRISNAFDGYTSLQYLSPSATTLSGNVSASPGNAGSAQKLFVKELTGNGWYFISSPGLLDERLSRINFQNINMVRSEVGSFSDFEPNEPLFIYQEDGTSRKLYSVESTQNLSDKSYPINDTSSKIVTAQDDLQNTIGKLTDDSGRRVSPVYLYWNNTDQKFQLLYDENSKVSRWDPLIVNRSVNDPGVFSAETRSIQGNRMDRFIHFSFLELTQDGSRKRLDHSIVGFLREERGQTSTRFDLPKLLPISNDEKIRNDLSMMHISSDESADRTNSFVHFPFDLDQTYSFDVGVISSDRTYQAVLDWSDMLDIPDEWILTLKDNLTGSEIDMKEQGSYEFRVTASEGDLKQMEVEPGTITAFNPDEDERFTVTMKPYESSAGITEETERPGSVELRQNYPNPFNPSTNIVFYLPEQQPVKIGVYNIVGQQVALLADEPIGAGEHTISWNASEMPSGVYIVQLEVGSRIFTRKITLIK comes from the coding sequence ATGGGGAAACCGCTACAGAAGGGAATTTTTACTGTTCTGTTTTATCTTTTGGCTTTTACATTTCTCATTACAGCAAGGTCTCAGGCACAAGTTGTAATTCAGGATGAAAGAGGTTTAGAGATTGCTTTCAGTGCATCCGGTTCCCTTAACCAATCCCAAATTATTCAGCTCACTCCAAGTGATATATCTTCTCTTTTTTTTGAAGGAGAAGAGATTACGATTAGACCTTGGGGAGAATCTTCAGATAGCGCTTCACCATTTTTTGTTGAAAGTGAGAGTGGAGATTATGCGATTGGCGGATTAAAACCTGCTAACTCACCCAAAAACCGTCTTTTTTATCTGAGTCTGGCGAATACGACATCTTCTATGATAGATGGGATAAATGTCGCATTTGATCTACTCTATTTGCCTACTGATAATTCGGACTTTTCACTGCAGCTTCGGTATAAACTTGGAGACCAAGAATGGACGGATGTTCCCGGAGCTACATTGAACAGTTCTATGTTACGAGGAGATAAAGAAGGATGGAACTCATTCTCAGTACAATCTACGCTCGACCAAATACTTTTGGAGCAAGAGGAAGCAATAGAATTTGAATGGATAGACCGAAATGGTGAAATGGATGCGGATCAAATTCCGGTTGCCATTCAGCATGTTGAATTATTTCCCGAGATATTTACACCAAGTGAAATGAAACGGGGTGATCTGATTATTACAGAAATTTTACCCACTACCGAGTTAAGTAACGGCAATGTTGAATTTGTAGAACTGTATAACCCTACAGAGAAAACAATCTCGCTTAAAGGAGTTGAAGTTCGAACTTCGAATGGATCAAGTATGATTCGTACAGATTTTGAACTTTCACCCAACAGTTTTGGTGTAATAACCTCTGCCAGTTCCCCGGAATTTATCCGGTCTAATCAGGTTTATCGATATAGCAATTCAATATTATCTGATAACAACGGATTTGTAGAACTGTATAGTGGGGACAGAGAGGTAGCTAAAGCTACATTTGAACGAATGGATACGGATCGTTCACTGGAGTTGAATCGCATTTCCAATGCCTTTGATGGGTACACCAGTTTGCAATATTTATCACCCTCAGCAACGACTTTATCAGGAAATGTATCAGCATCTCCTGGAAATGCCGGGAGTGCGCAAAAACTGTTTGTTAAAGAGCTTACAGGTAATGGCTGGTATTTTATTTCCTCACCGGGACTACTCGATGAGAGACTGAGCCGGATTAATTTCCAAAACATTAACATGGTTAGAAGCGAAGTGGGTTCTTTTTCAGACTTCGAACCAAACGAGCCTCTTTTTATATATCAGGAAGATGGAACATCCAGGAAATTGTATTCTGTTGAATCAACTCAAAATCTTTCTGATAAGAGTTATCCAATTAATGATACTTCTTCAAAGATTGTGACTGCTCAGGATGATCTTCAAAATACAATAGGTAAATTAACTGATGATTCAGGGCGCAGAGTTTCTCCTGTTTATTTATACTGGAATAATACAGATCAGAAATTTCAACTGCTTTATGACGAGAATTCCAAAGTAAGCAGATGGGATCCCTTAATCGTAAACCGTTCTGTGAATGATCCTGGAGTATTCTCAGCCGAGACCCGTAGTATTCAAGGAAATCGCATGGATCGATTTATTCATTTTAGTTTTTTGGAGCTAACTCAGGATGGATCCAGAAAACGACTGGATCATTCAATCGTTGGGTTTTTAAGAGAGGAGAGGGGACAGACTTCAACACGGTTCGACCTGCCTAAACTATTGCCAATTTCAAATGACGAGAAAATACGCAACGACTTGTCGATGATGCATATCTCATCCGACGAAAGTGCTGACCGAACAAATAGTTTTGTACATTTCCCATTTGATCTTGATCAAACCTATTCGTTTGATGTGGGTGTAATTTCCAGTGACAGAACCTATCAGGCCGTTTTGGATTGGTCAGATATGTTAGACATACCTGATGAATGGATATTGACTCTTAAGGATAATCTCACCGGGAGTGAGATTGATATGAAAGAACAGGGCAGCTATGAGTTTCGTGTAACTGCATCTGAAGGAGATCTAAAACAGATGGAAGTCGAGCCCGGTACTATTACCGCATTTAATCCGGATGAAGACGAGCGATTTACCGTTACAATGAAACCGTATGAATCTTCAGCAGGTATTACAGAGGAGACAGAAAGACCCGGTTCAGTTGAACTGAGGCAAAATTATCCAAATCCATTTAACCCATCTACCAACATAGTTTTTTATCTGCCGGAACAGCAACCGGTAAAAATAGGAGTATATAATATTGTGGGTCAGCAGGTAGCTCTTCTTGCTGATGAACCTATTGGAGCTGGGGAGCATACGATATCATGGAATGCCTCCGAAATGCCAAGTGGTGTCTACATTGTTCAACTGGAAGTTGGCAGCCGAATTTTTACTCGAAAAATTACATTGATCAAGTAG
- a CDS encoding aldo/keto reductase, translating to MQFKTAQGVDVPEIGLGTYKLYGKECKKVVAEALDIGYRHIDTAQMYKNEKEIGDAIQYSNVEREDIFLATKIWHTNLAHDDVLQTVEESLSDLQTPYVDLLMIHWPNKQYSLEKTLEAMLVLRDQGKAMNIGVSNFPLSLTKTVLEELRIPIFANQVEFHPFLEQFDLLDYSYDNDFLITAYSPLAQGKVMENETLQEIGDAYGKSPAQVALRWLIEQENVIAIPKATSREHLESNIDIFDFELDDDHFEAIDSLEKNHRLVNPTFAPDWNS from the coding sequence ATGCAGTTTAAAACAGCTCAGGGCGTAGACGTGCCCGAAATTGGTTTGGGTACTTATAAATTGTACGGCAAAGAGTGTAAAAAAGTAGTAGCAGAAGCATTAGATATTGGATATCGCCATATCGATACTGCTCAAATGTACAAAAACGAAAAAGAGATTGGCGATGCCATTCAATACTCAAATGTTGAGAGAGAAGATATCTTCCTGGCTACGAAGATATGGCACACTAACCTCGCTCATGATGATGTTCTGCAAACGGTTGAAGAGAGTCTGAGTGATCTGCAAACTCCGTATGTGGATTTATTGATGATCCACTGGCCAAATAAACAATACTCTTTGGAGAAGACACTTGAAGCGATGCTCGTTCTCAGAGACCAGGGAAAAGCAATGAATATTGGTGTGAGCAATTTCCCCCTCAGTTTGACTAAAACCGTTCTTGAGGAGCTTCGGATACCTATTTTTGCGAATCAAGTAGAATTCCATCCCTTTTTAGAACAATTTGACCTGCTTGATTACTCTTACGACAACGATTTTCTAATTACTGCATATAGCCCGCTGGCACAGGGAAAAGTGATGGAAAATGAGACGCTGCAGGAAATTGGAGATGCTTATGGAAAGTCACCCGCACAGGTTGCCTTAAGATGGTTGATTGAGCAGGAAAATGTCATAGCTATTCCAAAAGCCACATCTCGAGAGCACCTGGAAAGCAATATTGATATTTTCGATTTTGAACTTGATGACGATCATTTTGAAGCTATCGACTCACTTGAAAAAAATCATCGTCTAGTAAATCCAACGTTTGCTCCCGATTGGAATAGCTGA
- a CDS encoding acyl-[acyl-carrier-protein] thioesterase, with protein sequence MDKLYTVPFKIRSYEVDHNERSTLSSICNYFQEAAGIHAHHLNFDISQLHAKGLTWVLYKMHVIVDQRPKRWEDIDITTWPTAGDGLRAFRDYEMKSKNGEILARAVSQWMVLDLKTKRPVRTPAEISKMGLTNRSHAVEPNKKQLETVTENKSVLITKVNDNDLDMNNHVNNVRYIDWMTGYLPNSLVDGKQCQEMEIQYLSESVKGDEIYLSYEQKADTIQQTLFKNSDRKAIATSLSKWQ encoded by the coding sequence ATGGATAAATTATACACTGTTCCATTTAAAATTCGGTCCTATGAAGTGGATCATAATGAAAGATCTACGCTCTCCTCCATTTGCAACTATTTTCAGGAAGCAGCGGGCATACATGCTCACCATCTGAACTTTGATATTTCCCAACTGCATGCGAAAGGTTTAACCTGGGTACTCTATAAAATGCATGTTATTGTAGATCAACGCCCGAAAAGATGGGAAGATATTGATATCACAACCTGGCCTACAGCCGGTGACGGACTAAGAGCGTTCAGGGATTATGAAATGAAAAGTAAAAATGGAGAGATATTGGCACGTGCTGTGAGTCAGTGGATGGTATTAGATTTAAAAACCAAGCGTCCTGTTCGCACTCCGGCTGAAATATCAAAGATGGGTTTAACGAATAGATCTCATGCGGTAGAGCCAAATAAAAAACAATTAGAAACTGTTACTGAAAACAAGTCTGTTTTGATTACCAAAGTAAACGATAATGACCTGGACATGAATAATCATGTCAACAATGTTCGTTATATCGATTGGATGACCGGGTATCTTCCCAATAGCTTAGTTGATGGAAAACAGTGTCAAGAGATGGAAATCCAATACTTATCAGAAAGTGTAAAAGGTGATGAGATTTATCTTTCGTACGAGCAAAAAGCTGATACTATTCAACAAACGCTATTTAAGAATAGTGATCGAAAAGCCATTGCAACATCACTATCTAAATGGCAGTAA
- a CDS encoding TonB-dependent receptor, whose product MKSLSVQTLFVSLFLYLCLPSTLLSQAVSDTLALDEITVQSTRFDTEKKHQPISVTRFSANQLDVYGSGDISAIIERRSSAMIRNYGPGGLSNLSMRGYSPGRTQVVWNNFNLNDPVNGVFDLSLMPASFIQSMELSAGNSSTAYGSSAAGGTLYLDSGAGRSQYSGWQTFGSYGQNIQGIKASQRFGNWQAGLALQREASNNDYDYQFEGETQSRVHNRVEGLHGMLNAGYQTEDINIQTTLWLYGVENESPGSLYFPSETAVQDDRALRSATGIEYKTNQSVIYSNIIYSDADTDYTDQAFGTESETNIKSFSNEVGWKQQWLQQLKTDQSVTFSVNRVESTNFEQNESQFNFAYRLNAELNPIESLRLFGGLRYDYYEVAGDAISGSLGANYRLLEDLLIVKGQWSRNFVAPTLNDLFWPNGGNPDLEPETNHKFEGGLLSISEYGDGFGRLETEVVGFFSRQMDGIQWLFGSEGLSVRNVNEIETSGVELSVRKEIQLSSKLRLHAELGSDYTKAIVSEDEMNPDTEGDQLVYVPEWSHRAHLKADLDKFSMGADFRYIGERYTTQDNSLSDPLDSYRYLDLFAQVRIPFNSVQMNLSGRVQNLTDQEFQYIDGYPMPGRTFLMTARFNFTP is encoded by the coding sequence ATGAAATCTTTATCTGTGCAAACACTGTTTGTATCTCTATTCCTATATCTATGTTTACCATCAACTCTGCTTTCTCAAGCTGTATCGGATACATTGGCGCTGGATGAAATTACTGTTCAATCCACAAGATTTGATACAGAGAAGAAGCATCAACCCATTTCCGTAACGAGATTTTCCGCCAACCAGCTTGATGTTTACGGATCGGGTGATATTTCTGCAATAATTGAAAGAAGAAGCTCTGCCATGATCCGTAATTATGGCCCCGGAGGACTATCGAACTTATCTATGAGAGGATATAGCCCCGGCCGGACGCAGGTAGTCTGGAATAATTTTAATCTTAATGATCCTGTAAATGGTGTTTTTGATCTGTCTCTAATGCCTGCCAGCTTCATACAGTCGATGGAGCTTAGTGCAGGGAATAGCAGTACAGCGTATGGAAGTTCTGCAGCAGGGGGAACTCTCTATTTAGATTCTGGGGCCGGAAGGAGCCAATATTCGGGCTGGCAAACTTTTGGTTCGTACGGGCAAAATATTCAGGGTATAAAAGCTTCTCAGCGGTTCGGTAATTGGCAGGCAGGGCTGGCTTTACAACGAGAAGCCTCTAATAATGATTATGATTATCAGTTTGAAGGGGAAACGCAATCCAGGGTACATAACAGAGTTGAAGGGCTCCATGGAATGCTAAATGCCGGGTATCAAACAGAAGACATAAATATTCAAACTACACTATGGCTCTACGGTGTAGAGAATGAATCACCCGGATCTCTCTACTTTCCAAGTGAGACCGCTGTTCAGGACGATAGAGCTTTGCGCTCGGCTACAGGAATAGAGTACAAAACCAATCAGTCTGTAATCTACAGTAACATTATTTACAGTGATGCTGATACTGATTATACCGATCAGGCATTTGGAACTGAAAGCGAAACCAACATAAAATCATTTTCTAATGAGGTTGGATGGAAACAACAATGGCTGCAGCAGCTAAAAACGGATCAATCGGTAACGTTTAGTGTGAATCGTGTGGAAAGTACAAATTTTGAGCAGAATGAATCTCAATTCAACTTTGCATACAGACTGAATGCAGAGTTAAATCCAATCGAATCCCTTCGTCTTTTTGGAGGGTTACGGTACGACTACTACGAAGTTGCCGGGGACGCGATAAGTGGTTCGTTAGGAGCTAACTATCGGCTACTGGAGGATCTTCTTATTGTAAAAGGGCAGTGGAGCCGAAACTTTGTAGCACCAACCTTGAATGATCTCTTTTGGCCAAATGGTGGAAATCCGGATTTAGAACCTGAAACGAATCATAAGTTTGAAGGAGGATTGTTATCCATTTCTGAATATGGTGATGGCTTTGGTCGGTTAGAAACGGAAGTTGTCGGATTTTTCAGTCGCCAGATGGACGGTATTCAGTGGCTTTTTGGGTCTGAAGGGTTATCAGTTCGGAATGTTAATGAAATTGAGACATCCGGTGTAGAATTGTCTGTTCGAAAGGAAATACAATTAAGTTCCAAACTTCGGCTGCATGCAGAGTTGGGGTCAGATTATACAAAAGCGATTGTTTCTGAAGATGAGATGAATCCGGACACAGAAGGTGATCAGTTGGTTTATGTACCTGAATGGTCTCATCGGGCTCATCTGAAAGCAGACTTGGATAAGTTCTCAATGGGAGCTGATTTCAGATATATAGGAGAGAGATATACAACTCAAGATAACAGTCTGTCCGATCCTCTGGATTCCTATCGATACTTGGATCTTTTTGCACAGGTTCGGATTCCTTTTAATTCAGTACAGATGAATCTATCAGGAAGGGTTCAAAACTTAACGGACCAAGAATTTCAATATATTGATGGTTATCCAATGCCCGGCAGAACGTTCTTAATGACTGCGCGATTTAACTTTACACCTTAA
- the ftsE gene encoding cell division ATP-binding protein FtsE, translating into MSESDVIEMHDVTVAYESEPVLDTVNFSLGVGEFCYVIGKTGAGKSSFLKLLYSDIKPNHGMIRVADYKVSSLQDKEIPHLRRRLGIVFQDFQLLPDRNVFENVAFALRVTGHKQKFIKHRVLEVLGLVGLSHKRKAMPKDLSGGEQQRVVIARALANEPRLLLADEPTGNLDPGASSSIMELLQQINNRGMAVLMVTHDYDMVRKYPHRTVQIRDGGLHEIHVL; encoded by the coding sequence ATGAGTGAAAGTGATGTAATAGAAATGCACGATGTTACCGTTGCATACGAAAGTGAACCCGTTCTTGATACTGTGAATTTTTCCCTTGGAGTCGGTGAATTTTGCTACGTGATTGGTAAAACCGGTGCCGGTAAAAGTTCATTTCTAAAACTTCTCTACAGTGATATCAAACCGAATCACGGCATGATTCGCGTTGCCGACTATAAAGTCAGCAGTTTACAGGATAAAGAGATTCCACATCTTCGCAGACGATTGGGAATTGTATTTCAGGATTTCCAACTGTTACCCGATCGTAACGTATTTGAAAATGTTGCTTTTGCTCTTCGGGTAACCGGCCACAAACAAAAATTTATCAAACACAGAGTGCTGGAAGTACTCGGTTTAGTTGGCTTGAGTCATAAACGAAAAGCCATGCCCAAAGATCTCTCAGGTGGTGAACAGCAGAGAGTGGTTATTGCGAGAGCGCTTGCTAATGAGCCAAGATTGCTTCTTGCCGATGAGCCTACAGGTAATCTCGATCCCGGAGCGAGCAGCTCCATTATGGAGCTATTGCAGCAGATCAACAATCGTGGAATGGCGGTTCTAATGGTAACCCACGACTATGACATGGTTCGAAAATATCCTCACCGTACTGTACAAATCAGGGATGGCGGACTACATGAGATTCATGTCCTATAA
- a CDS encoding class I SAM-dependent DNA methyltransferase, which produces MSNQVSTQKNYSALAQIYDDVMVEVDYETWTDYIDEIIYQYHPDAQSVLELACGTGTMALSLEELAAYEITATDGSPEMIDVAKQKAKSSYSDVQFLTRDFLNLQLDQNFDVVFMVFDSLNYLHSEENILKLHSEVRNVLNPGGLFIYDFTTPRNSRIAIKYLNNESRRINNLYRYRRKSTYNAKNREHTNRFEIEKLNSESGQVIERFQEEHCQHIYTLEEIESIIKKTEFSILNAFDGFALKQAHEKSLRITMVLQ; this is translated from the coding sequence ATGAGTAATCAAGTTTCTACTCAAAAAAATTACTCTGCTCTCGCTCAAATATATGATGATGTAATGGTGGAGGTGGATTACGAAACCTGGACCGATTACATTGATGAGATTATCTATCAATATCATCCGGATGCCCAGTCTGTGTTAGAATTGGCGTGCGGTACTGGTACAATGGCTTTATCACTTGAAGAATTGGCAGCCTACGAAATTACGGCCACAGATGGTTCTCCAGAAATGATTGATGTTGCCAAACAAAAAGCCAAAAGTTCATATTCGGATGTTCAGTTCCTTACTCGCGACTTTCTAAACCTGCAACTGGACCAAAATTTTGATGTTGTATTTATGGTTTTCGACAGCCTGAACTATCTCCATAGCGAAGAAAATATTCTTAAGCTGCACAGTGAAGTGCGAAACGTTTTAAACCCGGGCGGCTTATTTATTTATGACTTTACCACCCCAAGAAACTCCAGAATTGCTATTAAATATTTGAACAACGAGTCTCGCCGGATTAATAATCTTTACAGATACCGGAGAAAAAGCACCTATAATGCTAAGAATCGAGAGCATACCAATCGATTTGAAATTGAGAAGTTAAACAGTGAAAGCGGTCAGGTTATTGAAAGATTCCAGGAAGAGCACTGTCAACACATTTATACTCTCGAGGAAATAGAAAGTATCATAAAGAAGACAGAATTTTCTATTTTAAATGCGTTTGATGGATTTGCGCTAAAACAAGCTCACGAAAAAAGTTTAAGAATAACGATGGTACTGCAATGA
- the pdxA gene encoding 4-hydroxythreonine-4-phosphate dehydrogenase PdxA, translating to MRPKIAISMGDFNGIGPEVVLKHLSSVDLSISTPVIIGSEKVFQFYESKLNIQISRNQVSKTEEIKDDIVNILSVTEPDSSDIQPTKITEAAGKAAMRAVEYGINSCLAHKTDALVTAPISKEAIHKAGYHYPGHTEFLAEKTGTEYFMMILATDQLRVGLLTGHIPIKDVAQSVQKDTIIKKLESLHTSLKENFGIKNPKIAVLGLNPHAGDGGVLGTEEIETIIPAINLANKKGIEAEGPYPADGFFGSQKQNQFDAILAMYHDQGLIPFKTLSFGKGVNFTAGLPIIRTSPDHGTAYDIAGLNRANPDSFSAAYNLAVDMAQLQMEGISADE from the coding sequence ATGAGACCAAAGATTGCGATCAGCATGGGAGATTTTAACGGCATCGGACCGGAAGTGGTGCTGAAACATCTCTCATCTGTTGACCTATCAATATCTACGCCTGTAATTATTGGATCTGAAAAGGTTTTTCAATTTTATGAGTCGAAACTAAACATTCAAATATCCAGAAATCAGGTTTCAAAAACTGAAGAAATCAAAGATGATATCGTCAATATTTTAAGTGTAACCGAACCGGACAGTAGTGACATTCAGCCGACAAAAATTACAGAAGCTGCCGGAAAGGCTGCCATGAGAGCTGTTGAATATGGAATTAACAGTTGTCTTGCTCATAAAACGGATGCATTGGTCACAGCCCCTATTTCGAAAGAGGCCATTCACAAAGCCGGTTATCACTATCCGGGTCACACGGAATTTTTAGCTGAAAAAACCGGTACTGAGTACTTCATGATGATTTTAGCCACGGATCAGTTAAGAGTAGGATTGTTAACCGGTCACATTCCAATCAAAGACGTTGCACAATCCGTTCAAAAGGATACCATCATTAAAAAACTGGAAAGCCTACATACTAGTCTTAAAGAGAACTTTGGGATTAAAAATCCGAAGATTGCTGTGCTGGGATTAAACCCCCATGCCGGTGATGGAGGTGTACTGGGAACCGAAGAAATAGAGACGATAATTCCTGCAATAAATCTTGCAAATAAAAAAGGTATTGAAGCAGAAGGCCCCTACCCCGCCGATGGATTTTTTGGCAGTCAAAAACAGAATCAATTTGATGCGATATTAGCGATGTATCACGACCAGGGATTAATCCCCTTCAAAACTCTCAGTTTTGGCAAAGGAGTGAATTTTACAGCCGGACTTCCCATTATCCGAACTTCTCCTGATCACGGTACAGCATACGATATTGCCGGATTAAACAGAGCCAATCCGGATTCTTTTTCAGCCGCATACAATTTGGCTGTTGATATGGCTCAACTTCAAATGGAGGGCATTTCTGCTGATGAGTAA
- a CDS encoding GWxTD domain-containing protein: protein MQRIALFLIALFLFTITDADAQRQTTYESLLRQSDQPSAYSDHVVLPQINSNSTVAVLFRLEHDFLPFLRVRPNMSAPSEEFSYFSPVRMGLEIFEGEHRSSRRETRPTGVPIFREMWSDTVWVETFEDTQSRYDHVQGVLSTQLEHGTYHYQLQLARGGSERESPSQVRPLAVHDPDSLKKADFFIVNDLDRSSNQINATFLNYGSNVLYGQNYSLLIRLPKADSDVSDDERYELSIYRVQNGEKSATADPHFTTVIDTDKYFNASESAIRKNGDDIEVELLAGEGGVLYADVLVPNVEFENASYKIELKDLEQDEVVGEKSIQSRWIDMPVSLYNLDVSIDMLKFIVDERELKNLNSGSKAERERKFREFWEERDPTPDTEFNELMTEYYERIDYAYQNFSSFQTPGYDTDRGKTYILYGPPTNIDRQLLPNQPTREIWEYPDRELIFEAVSGLGDFRLISES, encoded by the coding sequence ATGCAACGAATAGCACTTTTTCTCATAGCACTGTTCCTGTTTACAATAACAGATGCTGATGCACAACGACAAACAACATATGAGTCTCTATTGAGACAATCAGATCAACCTTCAGCATATTCTGATCATGTTGTTTTACCACAGATTAATTCAAATAGCACAGTAGCGGTTCTATTTCGCCTGGAGCATGATTTTTTGCCCTTTTTAAGAGTTCGGCCAAACATGTCGGCTCCATCAGAAGAGTTTAGCTATTTTTCTCCTGTTCGCATGGGTCTTGAAATATTTGAAGGTGAACACCGAAGTTCGAGAAGAGAAACAAGACCTACCGGCGTTCCCATTTTCCGTGAGATGTGGAGTGATACCGTTTGGGTTGAAACATTTGAAGATACCCAATCCCGTTATGATCATGTTCAGGGAGTTTTATCAACCCAGTTGGAACACGGTACGTATCACTATCAGCTTCAGCTGGCACGTGGCGGATCGGAAAGAGAAAGCCCATCTCAAGTTCGGCCTTTGGCGGTCCATGATCCCGACAGTTTAAAAAAGGCAGACTTCTTTATTGTAAATGATTTAGATCGCAGCAGTAATCAAATAAATGCAACCTTTTTGAATTATGGATCAAATGTGCTTTATGGGCAAAATTACAGTCTCTTGATTCGGCTCCCAAAAGCAGATTCAGATGTTTCAGATGATGAACGCTACGAGCTTTCAATATACAGAGTCCAAAATGGAGAAAAATCAGCTACAGCAGATCCTCACTTTACTACAGTGATAGACACTGATAAATATTTTAATGCCTCAGAGTCAGCTATTAGAAAAAACGGTGATGATATTGAAGTTGAACTCCTTGCCGGTGAAGGTGGGGTTTTATACGCAGATGTTTTAGTTCCGAATGTGGAATTTGAAAATGCGAGTTATAAAATTGAATTGAAGGATCTTGAACAAGATGAAGTTGTTGGTGAAAAAAGTATTCAGTCCAGATGGATAGATATGCCGGTTTCGCTTTACAATCTTGATGTCTCAATAGATATGCTGAAATTTATTGTAGATGAAAGAGAACTCAAGAATTTGAACTCAGGTTCAAAAGCTGAACGGGAACGCAAGTTTCGTGAATTCTGGGAAGAGCGTGATCCAACTCCCGATACAGAATTTAATGAGCTCATGACGGAGTACTATGAACGAATTGACTATGCATATCAGAACTTTTCGTCATTTCAAACACCCGGTTATGATACAGACCGTGGAAAAACGTATATCCTGTATGGTCCTCCAACAAATATAGACAGACAGCTTCTGCCTAATCAGCCCACAAGAGAAATTTGGGAGTACCCGGATAGAGAGCTAATTTTCGAAGCCGTTTCCGGTTTGGGAGATTTCAGATTGATTTCTGAATCCTAA